A window of Castanea sativa cultivar Marrone di Chiusa Pesio chromosome 8, ASM4071231v1 genomic DNA:
AAAACAGAGTTTGCTTTTAGGAATTAGGGATTTAACTCAAGTGGCGCCACAAGATCTGCACGCAATTTTATCAGACTTTCAAGAATCACATACCTCTCTAAATGAGGGCACCTTCCCGCTGTACTTTCCTGCAACGTCTAGAGCTGTCTTGCCTTCGTTGTTCAACAACTTTAATTCAACCCTTTTGTCCCATGTCAGAATGCTCACGACCTTAGGATGCTTAGTCTTGGAGGCCAAATGTAAAGAGGTGTTTCCATCCTTGTCTTTTTCATTGATGAGCATTTCCAACTCAGGCTTTTTAAGGATATAGTTTACCACTTTGGCTTTCCCATTCATAGCAGCTACATGCAAAATATTTCGACCTTGATGGTTGAGCAACTCAACAGAATCTGGACATTGCCTGAGAAACTCTTGAATTACCTTGATATGTCCTTTACTGGATGCTGTGTGAATTGGAAAATAACCATTCTGGTCACTTTCATATTTGCAATATGTAGATTTGTTTAACAAGTAGCGAACACCTTCAAGGTATCCTATGGATGCAGCATAGGAAAGAGGTGTCACCCCTTTGTTGTCTTTCTCTTTGATCAGTTCTGGATGTCTGCTCAAAACGCTCTCCAATACACCTAGTACATAAACAAGAAATATCATTCACTGAAAAAATGGGAAAACCTTTAACTATCAACCttgattataataaaaaatgagaaacgTGTTCATCCAAATCCAATATACTTTGTTAGTTTCCTCCATAAgcataaattgaaattgaaacacAGTGAACTAGCTCACTAGTAAACTTACCTATGTTCTTCCCAGTGATGGCAGCGTGAGCAATTAATTGGACTTCCTCAAATGGCATCTGACTTATATTTGCTTTTTCAATCATGAGCTTTACTAGTTTTACATCCCCTGCTTCGGCTGCCATATATAGAGGAGATTTGTGTTCCTTATTCAGATAATATGACACTTTTGGTTCTTGCTCAACCAAGAAATCAGCCATCTCACTGTACTTACTTTTCAAAACCAAGTTAAAATCCACTTTGTATTTGTTTATCAAGGCCAAGTGAAGGGGAGTATTCCCCTCATTATTCTTCACCTTTGGTAACTCAGTACCGaccattttttttaccaaatccAAATGCCCACCACTTGTAGCTACATGGAGAGGAAGATCACCAGCAGAGTTAATTTTCAGCTCAAGTTCATAGTGGCTTTGACAGATCGCTTCCACAAGCTGATAGTGACCTGAGCTTGCAGCAATATGAAGAATTGTATTTGATTTGGGAGTTTCCTGGAAGGTAATAGGACGTTCCATATCCTCAGCTTTCAGCTGTTTGATGAAATCAATGTCCCCACGCTTTGCAGCCATGTACAAATCAGGGTTCATGTTTTGAGCCGTTCTAGAAACACCAGTAGATTCAATACTGATCTTCGAAGACTTGTCTGCCGTTTTTAATTTCCGTTCTCCCCCAGCTGCAATTTCTTTCTCTAGCTCCTTCTCCATTTCAATCTCCCCTTCTCTTTCTTGGTTCATTTGCTCGTTTACCATTTCAGCATCAGTTGTATGACGGCGAGCCCGTCGACGTGGTTGGGATGAGGAGGAGTTTGTACTCGCCATTGAGGGCTTCACAAGTGAAACAATTCCAGGTGATTGCTGTTCACTTTATGTCAATCAAAATGTGATTGGGTTCACTAGACCTGTCAAAAACCGTGACCAAAGGCTTAAGGACTAAAAACAGgtcttttgggtaaaatatTGGTCACAGGTGTCAGGTATCGGAATTGCTTGTTATTCAGTAAAGGAATCACCGAACTAACAAGCAAAAAGCTTGAGCAGTTCGGCAATGTAAGTATCAAATTAAAGAGATTCCGCTTAGTCTTTTTGGTCAAATATATCGGAATTGCTTGTTATTCAGTAAAGGAAACAACCAAAAAGGTTGAGCAATTCGGCAACATAAAAGTATCGAATTAAAGAGACTCCGCTAGCAATTAAAATTTCACACTTTATGGTATACATAGAGAAGCAGTACATGCATTTTATGTTGCGTTGgttttttactctttctttttaatctttgtttgaCATTAAAATAGGTAATACACTATGACCAGAGTCATGCTTATACATTTCTAAGCTACACAAAAATGATTCAAAGTTCGTTCTGAATAGATGGGACAACACTCTGTAATCTCGATTCAGTGAgatattgtttttcatttcGGTGCATTAAGTGCCGAAATTCGAGAATTGTTAGGCCGAGGGGTTTCTGCCTGGAAGATGGACTGGTTCGTTCACATTGGAAGATGGACTGATGATATCTTGTTGTCATTGGGTGTACATGGATTGGGTCCAGTTGAGAGGTTTTGGACTTTTTTTCAACCCAACTTATCATGGTGGGTTAAAAACAAAAGTCTAACTCAGCCCAACTCACAGATCGAATTTGGTCTATTAGAgtaaaattataatcaaataatCTTGAGCATAACACCAAATCAATAcaaattataggaaaaaaaaaccttaaggtttaaattttatttaggaCTCAAAATATGAGTGGGAGTGAGTAACATAAGATAAGAAGAAGATTGAAAAGGAGAATGGTTTGggttttatttaagaaaaacgattaaaaaaaagtaaataacaaaattgtataatatatttttaagggattaggttcaagttacctatggtgtaactctaagcaatgttacatcacccaataactaattattgaattcatattttaaaaattcaaccgttgaattacacgTTTTATATGTTACTAACATGTATGCCAATTttcaatccataaactcattttttatgcattattttaaactataaaaatttgaatttaaacaattaattaacATAGCTATagatctttgatcatctttaaattttgtaagtatggagaatatatgaagataatgtaatcaaGCGGTGAATTTAtcacatttaattaaaaaatattagatggtataatattgcttagagttacaccaaggtgtaacttgaatccaacttatttttaattatatattaaataaagttGATTTGAATTCAACTAAGCATATTTATGAATCCTATGACTCGAAGCCAACTCAattcaatataaaataataaattttttttaaaaaaattgcaacccAATCCACTAACCTCTAAAATCAGGTTGGATCTGGTCAGGTTGGCACTTGCACACCCCTTGTGATACTCATACCTTGCGATACAGGCAAGACTACAGTTTCGTCTCTAGTTAAGTGGGTTGTGCCATGAATTGTCAGTCTTGCTACACTAGCAAGCAaacttttattcttcttcttggtGCCATGCTTTTTGTATTTCCACAATGTCGTCTACTCGGTTTTAGTCCAAGCCGGCAACCACTATTATggtatctctctctttctctctctcactctctcttcgTAGTGTGCTATTCTCTCTTTACACAGCAAGTTACTTTTTTGGTGGAACCATAAAATATACGAGCATTCACATTAAAGCTCTCAAAAGCTAAAAATGCTATCTTTTAGCATTTCATTCCAAAAAAACACACTACAACAAATGtgttattgttaaaaattttagcagCTAAGCTACAGTAGACTGCTATCTATGACAGTCCATTGTAGCTcaaatcttataaaaataatgattttttaatacattttcaattaaaatattctctctttctctctctctctctctctttctcttctttctccaaactctcttttctctctcttctttctcattttcttctctctttcaccagtttctctcttctctatcttttttctttctttctcattgGTTCTCCCTATATCTTCCTTTCTCCAGCCCTCTCGCCCTTGCCTTCTCTTGTttgttcctctctctctcattggtTTCCCATGGGTCGAAGTCATAGTGCTTTGGCGGTCACTAGGGGTCACCTAGTCACGGTGGGTATAGGTCGTGGGTCACAGTTTGGTGGTGGGTGAAATTTTGTGATGGCtgggttttgtgtttgtgatggtggttgttttgtgatttggtggctaggtttttgttttgtgattggTAATTTGTGATGGATGGGTTTTGGTTGttgttttgtgattggttgtttgATGGCTGGGTTTTGTGATTTGGTGGTTGTTT
This region includes:
- the LOC142607966 gene encoding protein ACCELERATED CELL DEATH 6-like produces the protein MASTNSSSSQPRRRARRHTTDAEMVNEQMNQEREGEIEMEKELEKEIAAGGERKLKTADKSSKISIESTGVSRTAQNMNPDLYMAAKRGDIDFIKQLKAEDMERPITFQETPKSNTILHIAASSGHYQLVEAICQSHYELELKINSAGDLPLHVATSGGHLDLVKKMVGTELPKVKNNEGNTPLHLALINKYKVDFNLVLKSKYSEMADFLVEQEPKVSYYLNKEHKSPLYMAAEAGDVKLVKLMIEKANISQMPFEEVQLIAHAAITGKNIGVLESVLSRHPELIKEKDNKGVTPLSYAASIGYLEGVRYLLNKSTYCKYESDQNGYFPIHTASSKGHIKVIQEFLRQCPDSVELLNHQGRNILHVAAMNGKAKVVNYILKKPELEMLINEKDKDGNTSLHLASKTKHPKVVSILTWDKRVELKLLNNEGKTALDVAGKYSGKVPSFREQLTWLALRYAGVSHAPSPSTTRENAVKENSQCSKPREAPNMDNYKDRVNTLLLVATLVATVTFAAGFTVPGGNDDSDPHKGMAKFLRHHLFQAFIISNTIAMYSSVTVVVALIWAQLGDLNLVIASLKFAVPILGLALIMVSSAFMTGSYLMVRGLHWLASIVLIIGSFFLLILALLFLPLCLPSSLPHPIFRYIVYYPFCLLVIVTRSNTNDGEEK